The Bombyx mori chromosome 8, ASM3026992v2 genomic sequence gatataacATCTCCAGACTATCAGCATaagtcagaaaaaaaaattgaaaaaaaaaaaaatatttttgtcacaGGTCGCGAGTCAAAGACACAATTCGAACTATTTGTACGATTTATTCTCGAGTTCTTATTGAGTACCATGTGTGTCATCGGTGCCCTTCGTGGCACACTGAAGTAGATAAGTAATTATgtagatttctgttactaacgAACCTCAATATTTAGTCGACTCCGGGAAAGACGAAttcgaagatactgagaatgaatctaatTCTAAGGGacctaagagacctaaaagaccaaaatatacataatctatttaaataaaaatgaattgctgttcgttagtctcgctaacactcgagaacggctggaccgatttggctaattttggtcttgaattatttgtggaagtccagaaagggtttaaaaggtagataaatatgaaaacactcggaattaaataaaaataacaatttagtttgtcctttgatgtgtctcccgtcgcgacggattccttttgtttgttttaagtttattttatacaaaagctcaggtcttttatttatcgattgaggcactacgaagtctgctgtgtcagctattaataaaaataaagcaaggttaggcaatccaggcacttagtaacagaaattgaTATTaatacttcagtgcgccacgtagggtaccggtgacctacatgggaGTCAATGTGTTAAACGcgtgattaaaccgtaaaattaattaattacattcttTATTACACTTTCGTAAAGATCAAGATTCTCTGACAGGTTAAACAAACATAAACAGTCGTTTTAATGTTGTATTTGAATTTGATATTTTCAATTgcgcttgttttttttaaatgcattattaataggaacaataaGTACCTTCCAGTCCCAGTAAATATCCTACAAAAACCTTCCAATCACAATATTCAAAGCTTTTACTAAAGCGTCATCAgtaatatcttctttaaaaagCATTATCTAAACAATAGCTTGTTCAGCAGAAAATCACTGTCAACAAgtacatttattacttaatcgcattaattataaatgttaaCATCTATGGAAAGCATTggggaaaacatttttttaaatatctacgAGACAAACTACTTCACATTGCACACAaacatctaagaaaaaataaacttaattatattaatgaaaataacatATTCCTGTAAATTATGAGGGTAGTTGACGAAATGTTTGAAAGAAATGTTGTGAATAACACTTTAGTCATCCGTGACTATGTGTTTCGAAACTTCCGTAGCGTAAGATGAAAATAACAAACGTGTGATGAGTACATCAAAATCCAAGACTTACACAAAAATggataattaagaaaatatataatagattaaatgagtcgtctattatcaaaggtggcaatctgtacatttggacaaaaaaaaattattgctatgtcaatacagatttatttgaatataatcgtctccttcaaagaatacggttcaaaacctgcattaaataaaggttaatagttaacctgttatttatctaagatgtcgtttcgaagagttttgtgactgccaatggaatacaaagtcaataattcgtttttctgatttaccaatcattgtccaaaagtcagattgccgcctttgataatagtcgactcaaatacgaAATGGTTATATTCTAAAATTTTTGTTCCGATTTTTATCAGTGTACCTATTAATATTTCTGATATTAGGCTACAATAGTCTTATTATgatcatcggtccttgatacgtggttaaattttcaaaataataatcttgAAATTATATCAAAACTAACAAAGgcatgttaataaataaaaaaagtacagaATGTTATTGCAAACCAAAAATTCTGTAAATACTAATGCACATAGCATGAATGTTGTGAGGATAAAAAACTCATGTGAACATACTTTATTCTTTTGGTCAATCCACATTTCGTTCAGCTCATTCAAGTCTCTAAATTTCGTAGTCTACAGAGTTCAACATACCCCTGACAGGTCTGAGTCAAACGGTATGGAGTATTGAGTCCTATTACAATGTACTAAGAGTACAGATTGAACACACCAGGTGACAATGTTGATTGTTGTTGttttgatgataatgatgatttaaaaaatgccTGTCATGTTTAAGAGTAAGATGAatctaataaattaaacaaaaatctctcAACATTATGAATGAGGTTTATGAAAATATAATGATCATTTCGTTTCCCAAAGATATGAAAATAGTTTCTTTGGGTAGAACTTTTGTACTAGTCCTGTGGCTCTGTCTAATATTTTTACGACCAATTGAACCAACTTCGTCCCTCTGCTGTCGGAGTACTGCTTGGACTCTTTGGCGATTTCGGAGTTCTCGGAGTCTGTGGTTTCGAAGAATTCGATTTCGTCTCGTCACTCTCGTCAGATTTCCCTTCACCATTCTCAGAAGTCGTTTTCAACTGAAAATATTAGTCACGTTAAAATATTAATGGACTCTGTGCATTCGCTAATTTTTTACAGCTTACATATCTTGCAGAAGAAAAATAGTAGTTCCattctgtaatttttttaaagttattgtaGCAAATAGCTTTCATTatcatttgagtcgactattatcaaagccggcaatctgacttttggacaatgattggtaaatcagaaaaacgaattattgactttgtatttcattggcagtcacaaaactcttcggaacgacatcttagataaataacaggttaactattaacctttatttaatgcaggttttgaaccgtattctttgaaggagacgattatattcaaatcaatctgtattgacatatcaataattttttttttgtccaaatgcacagattgccacctttgataatagacgactcatttgtgtTGGCTATGAACAATAATTCTCTAACATCCACCCTATACACAGTGTACTAATATGGTGCAGTACAGTGCACCAATAATCACCTTTATATTCGTCTTGGCTTGCATTTCGCGTTCATATTCTCTTACGTCTTCTATACTCATGTTATACCAGTCATCCATCCAGGCAAATGCCTGACGATGtcccaataataaaatttcgcgAATTgcctgtaataataataataataataaaaattcttaCATATTTGAGTTTTATGCAAATACttttcgtgtttttttgttataaatcattttcaatttattgaTTCATCCATTACAAACAGTAGGAAACTAATAAATTATGTACACAATTTCTTTAAtttctccaaacgcttgaaggaggttacacatgatgctaaggctggctggtactttgcacagagagtgagtctggctgtccaacgaggcaacgtagccagtatcttggggactgtgcctccttcaagcacgttggaagatctgttctactgtgtgggttgagttatgttaaattattttgatttgactttttgttaataaataaaaataaaaaaagctatttctttattaaattgGAAATTCAATATGTTGCAAAATGAGGAATTATGAGAAAATACatagatttttattatgtgCCCATTCCAAGTAATGGAACTGTAATACTTACTCCCTGCACATACTCTTCAACTCTGGTTTGCAAGCCCCATACTTCAAACTTAATAGAAACAGCTTTGTAACAACACATTATGGGTTTGAATGTGTCCCTCCACCCTTCAATTAGAGGTCCGCGGCCGGTTTTCTCTGATTTGAAAAACTTAGGGTCTTCAGCTTCTTTATAATGGTGTGATTTGATATCATCATATGCAATGTCTATAAAGTCTACTTCTCGCTGTTCTAACTCTTCAGAGGTGAAACCAAGGcactatcaataaataaaaataaaaatgtcatagCATGCTGtgtgaatataatttattaataattttgtactaatgttgttgttttaataattttattaataatttgattttaatgttataatttatagttaatcaaaaattaaatcaatgaaTTTTATGAAAGTTTATTGCTTAAAGTAAAGTGAAGTCTTGATCCAACCAATTCAATTTCAGATTGAAATACATCATTTTTTGGTATACAACTTACATTTTCAGTGGTCCCATTATTATCTTCATACCTTGTTTGAATAGAGATGGAAAATTTCGGTATGAATGAGCACTGAAAATAATTAGcaacatcaaaatttattacatatGTTAGATGGCCTTCAATTGTTGCTTCACTGAGTGATACTTACTGTGTATTCTACGATATCATGTGTGATACCAAGTGAGAAAGcatgaaagaaaaagaaatgttATGTGAGTTTAATAATTTCTTTGGTATAAATTTACCAGTCTTTGTATTTAATGAAACTCACCGGTTATTGTGTATGGGTAAAAATTCCATGCCTTTTccgtaacataaaatatttttggtatCATAGATTGGACCCAATAAGGCAAAtgactgtaataataataatttttatattaattagaaATACTTAGTAGAAGCAGTAGATTACGGCTATAAATATGTACTACTTATGTGTTATCAATCAGGAATTGATAACAGGAAATGTATGTAGGACTTATAAAAGTGGTTATTTTCATAACCAGATGtactttgtatattttttgtaacaaatttaaaagcatGCTATATACCAGCAAAACAACTAAATGATAATCAAGACCATTCCGACAAGGGTCTAAggataaataacaattttaagtaAAGTTTACACTCTAAATTTGTACCTAGATAAATGGATTCTCTTCTCAGTGAACTGTCCTATACCATTTTTTTCATCATTCACCTGTTCATTTGCTATCACCTCCACACCTTCACCATTACTAGATTGCTCAAAACTGTGTCTTGCTATCATGTATAATTGACCAATACGGTACtgaaaatagattttatttattatgccaAGGATATTTCTTGGAGATTATTATAAGTTAATTataagcaaaagattttatgtaCTGGGATACATTTGAGGAATTTTTAGCACTCTGATATAATATAGAGTAACttggaattattttatatcagaAACATTTTTAGGGTTCTATGAAAAAACAGCCCATCAATTGTAAAGACAACCAGAATCAAACAGAGAGAAGTATTATTAATAGCAAACAAAGTACCACCTAAACAAAAGGGACTGAGTTTGGCTACTATCCGTACGTAATTAAATGGATAAACGATTTTGGCTATTGGTATCAgcctataatatatatatcataATACCAGCTCTTCCCGTAGGTATAGTAAAaacgcacgggtaagtaccctaaccctgcctattcctaccACGAAGCAGTCATACGTTCCAGTTGAAAACGTGGGACAGCCATTAAGCAAATAAGATAAGGGTCAAAACTTGAATGTCTCAGGATGGGTAGCAATATTCTCATTGTAATGTTTACGggctttaaaaacatattttgtccAAAAATACCGTGAGCTATCCATCTACGCAACACTTAGATAAAAATTAGACTTGAAACCAAAAAACTTTTGTAATTGAGTTTTGCCTTCTTATTtccatatagataataaaattaacataccTCTTCTACAGTCATAGGCATGCATATTCTGTATTCTCTTGTTAATACCATCTtgttaattttagttattttttgttattgataacTAACATAAATTAGAGcttaaaagctttttttaagggattttatgacctggtaactaagacatttAGGTCATTCTTATAAGTTTAAAAGCACAGATCTTAATAATACACTTGAGCACagattaattaatgtaataatgtGTAATGCAATAGGGCTGGCAATATTAAACGCCGTCGTCGTCGTGTCTACGGGTTTCGCGATGTGAGGCGGATTATTCAATCAATATTGATCAATGAATCGATctcatacatatatgtaatatttttaagtaaacctttgtacaatttaataaataaagtttgtaaGTACTGAGCGCTATGCATCACGTAGCATCGATTTCTTGTGTGCTTTATCGATtgttatgttctttttttcatAACTTGCATAAAGCTCCTAAATAAACCTTAGAATTCTtcagaaatttattttaactatttgttgtaaccttctttttcatattccattatttgaaatatacttcgaacacattgtcatttttaccatctatcattattatatttttatgctatgtcttgaaaacattgttttattatattggcgacgagttaaaagaaattaagatgAACGATGAACAATTCGCATTATTTTTACATGCACAACAAAATCAGCAAGAACAGATTTTACAAATCTTGAAGTTGTTGGTACCAGCAGCTTGCAATACAACAGCCAAGAGCGTGACGAACGACCCTTTTACAAAACATGATACGGATAACAAGATAAGtataatcaaaaatttcaatatgGATAAATACAACCCAGATAGATTCAGAATTGACGATTACATTGATTTTTTCGAAAACAAATGCAAAATTCTTGATATCAATAACAGCGACTTACAGAAAGATTTACTTTTGAATTTACTAACACCAGAGATATTCCACGAATTAAAAGTGGCTTTAACGCCTGATTTCGATATAGCTACATACAGCGAAATTTGTAACAAATTATTAGACCTCTATCGCATAAAAACGACGAGATATAGAGCCTTAACAGAATTTTGGAATTGCACTAGAGAACAAAATGAAACGATGGAGCACTATGCAAACAGATTAAAAAGTCTTAGTCGGGATTGTGGCTACACTAATGACTTCCTGGAACGACAATTACGTGACCGCTTTGCCACTGGATTGAATCATCCAGATTTAGAAACCGACTTGAAACAAAAATGGCCTGATTTAATTCAAATGGTAGACGGAATACCAAGAGAAGTAACCTTTCAACAAATTTTTACAATCTCTCAATCAAGAGAACAGGCAGAACAAGACACACCACGaacaagtattaaaaaaataaataggagCAAAACCAAAACCGTACCATTACATCAAAATACAACACGAAAATTAAATCCAATGCATTGTTTACGCTGTGTAAAGAAAGAACGGCACAGCCTATCACAGTGTTCAGCCAAGGACCATATTTGTAAAGAATGTAACACGAAGGCACACTTTGAGAGTTGTTGCATCAAGTCTGGACGGGCATACATCAGCTATACAAAAGGGAGCcgaaaatcagttaaaaaaataacaagacaTCATAAGTcctcaacatcatcatcatctatcAGTAATAACGAGGAAGAAAGCGATGATGAAGTTATTTGCAGCGTCTTGGGTACACGTAAGAGAGAATGCAAACAAATCGATGTACGCATCAATGACATACCTTGCACTATGGATTGGGACCCCGGCTCTGcgtattcaataataaacacGACATTATGGAAAAAATTAGGATCACCATCTTTACAACCCGCCCCGAAACTTAAGGCCTACGGTAAtacaaacttaaaaacaaaggGAATTACAAAAGTAACAGTCGAAGTCGACGGACTGCAAAAACTTCTACCTGTGGTCGTAATGAAAAATGCCAAACCAATGTTATTTGGTTTACATTGGAGTGAAGTTTTTGAAATGGAATTTCCAAAACCAGTATACTCCATCAAAACATCAACACCGATGACTCTTAAACAAATATTGGATAAACATGTACAACTCTTTGATGGAAAACTAGGAAAAGTTAACAATTATTACGTAAACATACATGTCAAACCAGAAGCTGAACCGATCCACCTTCCTGCACGGCCTATAAAATTCAGCATGAAAAAGAATATAGAAAGGGAGTTAGATCGTCTGATCTCAGAAGGGATAGTGGAAAAAGTAGATCCTAATATTACACCTATTGAATGGGCTACACCCACAGTTAACATTCTGAAATCTACAGGGGAAGTTAGGATATGTGGAGACTACAGAACTACACTTAATCCAGTACTTATTAAACATCTTCACCCAGTTCCAATTTTCGATCAACTACGCCAAAATCTCGCAAacggtaaattattttcaaaaatagaccTTAAAGACGCATACTTACAATTTGAAATAGCACCAGATTCGAAAAAGTACTTAACGTTGTCAACCCATAAAGGGTATTTCCAATACAATAGAATGCCTTTTGGAATATCGACTGCTCCTTCAATTTTTCAACATTTTCTGGATCAACTGCTAGGCGATATCACCAATGTAGCTGTATATTTTGACGACATAGCTATAGCAGGGAAAGATCTTTCAGAACATTTACAAACTGTCTATTGTATTCGATCGCTTACAAAACGCTGgcctaaaagttaacttaaagaAATGTAATTTCTTACAGAATCAGATTGAATACCTAGgtcacataataaataaacatggcATCCACCCAACCAAATCTAAAATTGATGCCATAACTAATGCTCCAGCACCGTGTAATGCAAAAGAACTACGATCATTTTTAGGACTAGTTAATTTTTACGAACGGTTTGTACCACATCTTCACGGGATTTGTTCGGATCTTCACGATCTAACTAGTGAAAAAAATAGGTGGCGTTGGACTGATCATGAAAACAGAATATTTGAAGATACAAAGAAATGCATAACTTCTTCACAACCATTAATTGCATTTGACGAGAAACGTCCCCTTTATTTAGCATGTGACGCTTCCGAAAAGGGATTGGGTGCAGTATTATTCCACAAAGACTCGAACATAGAACAACCAATTGCTTTTGCTTCAAGGAAACTACGTCCAGCGGAAATGAAATATTCCGTTATTGATCGTGAAGCTTTAGCAATAGTatttggtataaaaaaatttgatcagTACTTGAGAGGAACGAAATTTAATCTAGTTACGGACCATAAGCCTCTTATACATATTATGGGTGCACACCGCAACCTTCCTAAACTAGCCAATAACCGATTGGTAAGATGGGCCCTAGTAGTGGGAAGTTATCAATATGACATTTACTACAGGAAAGGTGAAAATAACACATTAGCTGATTGCCTTTCCAGATTACCAAACCCTGAAACTGAACCCTCCGAGACAGAAGGGCTTGTACATAAAATAGATCTACGTCTTTTGAGCACTCGAATGACTGACCTTAATCTATCAGAACAGTTACTTATGAAAACAACTTCAAAGGATCatatactcacaaaagtttgtcaaaatttaaaaaccggCTGGAGAGAATCAGATTACAATCCAGAAATGAAACCATTCTACAGAAACCGGACTGAATTATCTGTTGAGAATAAAATACTTATGAGGCAAGGACGCATCGTTATACCTACAGCACTCCGAAAAGCCATTCTTACATATCTTCATCGAGGACATCCTGGCATTTCTGCTATGAAAGCACTTTCACGTTACTATGTTTGGTGGCCTAACCTTGACGAAGACATAGAATTATTTGTCAAGAAATGTACCAGATGCCAACAGAACCGCCCTTGTAATCCTGAACTTCCTGTATTTTCCTGGTCCATACCAGAAGAAGTATGGGAGAGAATCCATATCGACTTTGCTGGACCGTTCGAAGGATCGTATTGGTTGGTATTGTGCGACGCTCTCTCCAAATGGGTGGAAATACGACCGATGAAACACATTAACACCAGATCACTTTGTCTTacattagataacatattttgtaCATTTGGCTTACCAAAAATGATTATATCCGATAATGGACCTCAATTTACATCTTatgaatttaaagaatattgcaCAAAACAGTCTATTTTACATGTCACATCATCTCCATATCATCCTCGGACAAATGGGCTGGCAGAACGTTTAGTTAGAACATTCAAAAATAGAATGGCATCGGTAGACAACACAAATCTCGAGCGCCGACTATTagaatttttgtttacatacaGAAACACTCCGCACTCGTCCACTGGTAAATCTCCAGCTGAGATGATGTTTGGACGACAATTGAATTGCATACTTTCCAACATTCGGCCAGACAAAAGAAGATTAATGCAGTATTTACAAGTAAAAGAAAACATTCGTACCACATCACCGAGTTACCGACCAAGTGACCaagtatatattaaaacacGCAATGATAAAATATGGGAACCAGCGGTAATTACATCccgaaaacataaatattcatatattgtttcaacACCAGGAGGACTAGAAAAACGAAGACACGCTGATCACATCAGGCCACGCGAGTCCTCCCCCTCAGAAACCCCGAGGAATGAAAGGGCGTATTCTTCTATGCTGCCGGCGACTGCTTCTCCAGACATTGGAATGGACACAACAATTGACGAAAGGCTAACTAAAAACAAGAATTCGGCAGCAGTACCATTACCTACACCGCAGTCACCTACAAATGTACAAATTTCTCCAAATTCACCTTCACAGCATTCGAAGTTATACTCCTCACCTGCTCCGGTCTCCACTCCTGTGCCATTTGCTCCGCGTCGAAGTAATCGACGTATACAGGCACCCCGCCGTCTGATCAACGAGATGTAGATGGGGAGGAATGTTGTAACCTTCTTTTTCATATtccattatttgaaaatatatacttcgaacacattgtcatttttaccatctatcattattatatttttatgctatgtcttgaaaacattgttttattatactattattactattatttttattatataaattaacattttttttgtgttgtccAGGAGCACTGGGTATGAATACTCCAGAGGGGTCCCACAAACAAATTCGAAAAGGAATGGTAGCGAGCGAGGTGCGTACGTATTTTCGTATGTATGCTTCGGTGGTTGCAGGTGAACTGTCGGCGCACGAAAAGGGGCGCGCGCGGCTTGCCAAAAGGAAAGCCCTTCGGTCGCTACTCTTTGAGTCGCGCCGGGAGCCGACGAGAGTCCCTGATTGGTCGTGGCGCGCGATCAGACGCGGCTGCCGACGCGGCAGGCGTCAGAGTTgctatactttatttatattaattttatttatattaattattattactattactatcattttaaatatttcaattcattccttatttaatttaatttcatacaaGTCTGATTCACTTTTCTTGGAAAATACAGGTTTTCAGTTTTTTGTTCCTAGAGGCTTTGACGAGGCCTATTCCTATTGCTTAttcaattttatcaattaaaaaaagctgAAGTCTGATGTCGAACCATGGAGCTAATATGTACCTGCTACTAACTGGCTCTGTAAAGTTGgccccttttttatttttttatttttaattgtttgttcgtcttttatttatttataattaattaagcaaatgatcacccttaagttgccccttcttacttactta encodes the following:
- the LOC101738951 gene encoding cytoplasmic phosphatidylinositol transfer protein 1; protein product: MVLTREYRICMPMTVEEYRIGQLYMIARHSFEQSSNGEGVEVIANEQVNDEKNGIGQFTEKRIHLSSHLPYWVQSMIPKIFYVTEKAWNFYPYTITEYTCSFIPKFSISIQTRYEDNNGTTENCLGFTSEELEQREVDFIDIAYDDIKSHHYKEAEDPKFFKSEKTGRGPLIEGWRDTFKPIMCCYKAVSIKFEVWGLQTRVEEYVQGAIREILLLGHRQAFAWMDDWYNMSIEDVREYEREMQAKTNIKLKTTSENGEGKSDESDETKSNSSKPQTPRTPKSPKSPSSTPTAEGRSWFNWS